The following coding sequences lie in one Populus trichocarpa isolate Nisqually-1 chromosome 14, P.trichocarpa_v4.1, whole genome shotgun sequence genomic window:
- the LOC7455965 gene encoding protein argonaute 16 — translation MEKISGGSPPPPPPPSVPANMNPELVEVPRHPERSAIPKYSMISRRGVGTSGRHISLLTNHFKVSVNVPDAVFYQYNVSITSEDNRAVESKGIGRKLIDRLYQTYSSEFAGKRFAYDGEKSLYTVGPLPQNKSEFTVVLEESFAKHESGSPGGGESPPAAVKRSKRSYRSKTFKVETSYAAKIPLKSIALALKGIEIDNSTQDALRVLDIILRQQAANRGCLLVRQSFFHDDSRNFNDVGGGVTGVKGFHSSFRTTQGGLSLNMDVSTTMILTPGPVIDFLIVNQNVREPRYVDWVKARRMLKNLRVKTKHNNMEFKIIGLSEKPCNQQYFPMKLKNRDGANVEAQIVEVTVYDYFTKHCGIQLGYSAYLPCLDVGKPKRPNYLPLELCSLISLQRYKKALSSMQRASLVEKSRQKPQERIKTVTEAMRSYCYDEDPVLSSCGISIEKQMTQVDGRILETPKLKVGNSEDCIPRNGRWNFNNKTLLNPTSISKWAIVNFSARCDISHVSRELINCGRRKGINIERPHTLIEEDQQSRRGSPLARVERMFELIREKLPGPPEFILCVLAERKNSDIYGPWKKTSLSDFGIVTQCISPTKINDQYLTNVLLKINSKLGGINSLLAIEHSSHIPLIMDTPTMILGMDVSHGSPGRSDMPSVAAVVGSRCWPLISRYRASVRTQSPKVEMIDALYKPLANGNDDGIIRELLVDFFQTSKGHKPKQIIVFRDGVSESQFNQVLNIELEQIIKAYQHLGEVDIPKFTVIVAQKNHHTKLFQAGGGTENVPPGTVVDTKIVHPRNYDFYMCAHAGMIGTSRPAHYHVLLDEIGFSPDELLNLVHSLSYVYQRSTTAVSIVAPICYAHLAAAQIGQFMKFEDFSETSSGQRSMTSVGSTPVPELPRLHENVEGSMFFC, via the exons ATGGAGAAAATATCAGGTGGATCTCCACCCCCACCTCCTCCACCGTCAGTACCAGCAAACATGAACCCAGAATTGGTTGAAGTTCCCCGGCATCCAGAACGATCAGCCATTCCCAAATATTCTATGATCAGTAGGCGTGGGGTTGGGACTAGTGGGCGTCACATATCTTTGCTCACCAACCACTTTAAAGTTTCTGTCAATGTTCCAGATGCAGTATTTTACCAGTATAAT GTTTCCATTACCTCAGAAGATAATAGAGCTGTTGAAAGCAAGGGAATTGGGAGGAAACTGATCGATAGGCTTTACCAAACTTATTCCTCAGAATTTGCTGGTAAAAGATTTGCTTATGATGGGGAGAAAAGTTTGTACACTGTGGGCCCTCTTCCACAGAACAAGTCGGAGTTCACAGTGGTGCTTGAGGAATCTTTTGCAAAACA TGAAAGTGGGAGCCCTGGTGGTGGTGAGAGCCCTCCTGCAGCTGTTAAGCGATCAAAGCGCTCTTATCGGTCAAAGACTTTTAAGGTAGAAACAAGCTATGCTGCTAAAATCCCCTTGAAGTCAATAGCCCTTGCCCTCAAAGGAATTGAGATAGACAATAGCACTCAGGATGCACTCAGAGTGCTGGATATTATCTTAAGGCAGCAAGCAGCTAACAG GGGGTGCCTTTTGGTTAGGCAGTCGTTCTTTCATGATGATTCAAGGAACTTCAATGATGTGGGAGGTGGTGTAACTGGTGTTAAGGGTTTCCATTCTAGCTTCCGTACCACTCAGGGTGGCTTGTCTCTTAACATGG ATGTGTCCACTACAATGATCCTAACTCCTGGGCCAGTAATTGATTTTCTGATAGTTAATCAAAATGTCCGGGAACCTCGCTATGTTGATTGGGTGAAG GCCAGAAGGATGTTGAAAAATTTGAGGGTGAAGACGAAGCATAACAACATGGAGTTTAAAATAATTGGTCTGAGTGAGAAGCCATGCAATCAACAATA TTTTCCTATGAAACTGAAAAACAGGGACGGAGCTAATGTTGAAGCACAGATTGTTGAAGTTACTGTATATGATTATTTCACTAAACACTGTGGCATACAACTTGGTTATTCTGCATACCTACCCTGCCTTGATGTTGGTAAACCAAAACGTCCAAACTACCTGCCACTGGAG CTTTGTTCACTTATTTCACTTCAACGGTATAAAAAAGCTTTATCTTCAATGCAAAGAGCATCTTTGGTTGAAAAATCACGACAAAAGCCTCaggaaagaataaaaactgTGACTGAA GCCATGAGAAGCTACTGTTATGATGAGGATCCTGTGCTTTCTTCATGTGGTATTtctatagaaaaacaaatgaccCAGGTTGATGGCCGCATCCTTGAAACCCCAAAG TTGAAGGTTGGTAATAGTGAGGATTGTATCCCACGAAATGGGAGATGGAACTTTAACAATAAG ACACTTTTAAACCCCACCAGCATCAGTAAGTGGGCCATTGTCAACTTTTCTGCTCGCTGTGATATTAGTCACGTCTCCCGTGAGCTTATCAACTGTGGAAGGAGAAAGGGCATT AATATTGAACGCCCACATACATTAATTGAAGAGGACCAACAATCTAGAAGAGGCAGCCCTCTTGCTAGAGTTGAAAGGATGTTTGAGCTGATCAGAGAGAAGCTTCCAGGGCCTCCTGAATTTATTCTTTGTGTATTGGCAGAGAGGAAAAACTCAGATATTTATG GACCGTGGAAGAAGACAAGTCTCAGTGATTTTGGCATTGTTACACAGTGCATATCCCCGACGAAGATTAATGACCAGTATCTTACAAATGTGCTTCTTAAGATCAATTCTAAG CTAGGAGGAATAAATTCTCTGTTGGCAATTGAGCACTCCTCACATATTCCATTGATAATGGATACTCCTACAATGATTCTGGGCATGGATGTCTCTCATGGCTCTCCAGGTCGATCAGACATGCCATCAGTGGCTGCG GTTGTTGGATCTCGATGTTGGCCACTGATTTCTAGGTACAGAGCATCTGTAAGAACGCAATCTCCTAAGGTGGAGATGATTGATGCTTTGTACAAGCCTTTAGCAAATGGGAATGATGATGGTATAATAAG GGAACTGCTCGTGGATTTCTTTCAAACAAGCAAGGGgcacaaaccaaaacaaattattgtgTTCAG GGACGGTGTCAGCGAGTCACAATTCAATCAGGTGCTGAACATTGAGCTGGAGCAAATTATCAAG GCCTATCAACATCTTGGTGAGGTTGACATACCGAAGTTCACAGTAATTGTGGCTCAGAAGAATCACCACACAAAGCTTTTTCAAGCTGGTGGTGGCACTGAAAATGTTCCTCCTG GGACAGTTGTTGACACAAAGATTGTTCATCCTAGAAACTATGATTTCTACATGTGTGCTCATGCAGGCATGATT GGAACTTCAAGGCCAGCACACTATCATGTCTTGCTCGATGAGATTGGTTTCTCTCCAGATGAATTGCTAAATCTTGTCCACTCTCTTTCATATGT GTATCAAAGGAGTACCACTGCTGTTTCGATTG TGGCTCCCATATGTTATGCTCACCTGGCTGCAGCACAGATAGGGCAGTTTATGAAGTTTGAGGATTTTTCTGAAACCTCTTCCGGACAGAGAAGCATGACATCAGTTGGAAGCACCCCTGTTCCAGAGCTCCCCAGGTTACACGAAAATGTCGAGGGTTCAATGTTCTTCTGCTGA